One genomic segment of Coffea arabica cultivar ET-39 chromosome 6e, Coffea Arabica ET-39 HiFi, whole genome shotgun sequence includes these proteins:
- the LOC113695050 gene encoding uncharacterized protein: protein MRKLVSKKLPKPRLTVNPADTSTPPLAPPPLPIPDSSSTLIPTTQTQLNHLNHIVKSHLKPSFTPQDLVSFLKSHIHHHPGVTHLDFHLFRYAASLDTFRHDHSTFEWIVRSLATSHRFDSLNLLVQFIASNPCPCSDGIFSCPKTEPIFHLAINAYCRAGRFDDALFAFDSMKRLIDGKPNVATYNIIIHGFVKFRQYDKALEFYGRMIRDHVKPDVITFNTLISGYCRNLQFGLALEMFKEMKNKGCVPNVVSFNTLIKGFFREGKVEEGIALAHEMIELGCELSSVTCEILVDELCRGGRVMEACDLLINFSRKGVFPSDFDYFQLTERLCVERNVGRAVELVDELWGKGNAPSVIACIILIEGLRCTRQIGEACKFVEKMLKEGIVPDSVTFNCLLGDMCAAGRAVEANKLRLLAAGKGLDPDGMTYRILISGFSKEAKKEEGEALVEEMLDSGLIPDIATYNKLKLGLSKRKSR, encoded by the coding sequence atgagaaaattggtGTCGAAGAAGCTGCCCAAACCCCGCCTAACAGTAAACCCCGCCGACACCTCCACACCTCCTCTCGCACCACCGCCACTCCCAATCCCGGACTCCTCCTCCACGTTAATCCCAACGACCCAAACCCAGCTCAACCACCTGAACCACATCGTCAAATCACATCTTAAACCCTCCTTCACACCCCAGGACCTGGTATCTTTCCTCAAGTCACACATCCACCACCACCCTGGCGTCACCCACCTGGACTTCCACCTCTTTCGCTACGCTGCCTCTCTCGATACTTTCCGCCACGACCACTCCACCTTCGAATGGATTGTACGCTCACTCGCCACCTCCCATCGCTTTGACTCCCTCAATCTCCTTGTCCAATTCATCGCTTCCAACCCCTGCCCCTGCTCCGATGGTATATTCTCTTGTCCCAAAACTGAGCCCATCTTTCATCTCGCCATCAATGCTTATTGTAGAGCTGGCAGATTTGATGACGCTTTGTTTGCTTTTGATTCCATGAAAAGATTGATTGATGGGAAGCCTAATGTTGCTACATACAACATCATAATTCATGGGTTTGTTAAATTTAGGCAGTATGATAAGGCTTTAGAATTTTATGGACGGATGATTAGGGACCATGTTAAGCCGGATGTGATTACGTTTAATACTTTGATAAGCGGGTATTGCAGGAATTTACAGTTTGGATTGGCTTTGGAAATGTTCAAGGAGATGAAGAATAAAGGGTGTGTCCCAAATGTGGTTAGTTTCAACACTTTGATTAAGGGGTTCTTTCGGGAGGGAAAAGTCGAGGAGGGAATAGCCTTGGCTCATGAGATGATAGAGTTAGGCTGTGAGCTTTCTAGCGTCACCTGCGAGATATTGGTTGATGAACTTTGTAGAGGTGGGCGGGTTATGGAAGCTTGTGAtttattgattaatttttcaagaaaaggggTTTTCCCAAGtgattttgattattttcaGCTAACTGAGAGGCTTTGCGTGGAAAGAAATGTTGGGAGAGCCGTGGAGCTGGTGGATGAGTTGTGGGGAAAGGGAAATGCTCCTAGCGTGATTGCTTGCATAATCTTGATTGAAGGTTTACGGTGTACCCGACAAATTGGCGAGGCTTGTAAATTTGTGGAAAAGATGCTAAAAGAAGGTATTGTACCGGATAGTGTGACTTTTAATTGTCTACTTGGTGATATGTGTGCAGCTGGAAGAGCAGTGGAAGCTAATAAGTTGAGGTTGTTGGCTGCTGGTAAGGGTCTGGATCCTGATGGTATGACTTACAGGATCCTTATATCTGGTTTTAGTAAAGAGGCTAAGAAGGAGGAGGGGGAAGCATTGGTGGAGGAGATGCTTGATAGCGGATTGATACCTGATATTGCGACCTATAACAAATTGAAGCTTGGACTCTCTAAAAGAAAGAGTCGGTAA
- the LOC113694764 gene encoding 1-(5-phosphoribosyl)-5-[(5-phosphoribosylamino)methylideneamino] imidazole-4-carboxamide isomerase, chloroplastic-like — protein MMIQSLHVNASSANPGSLCKWGFSSSICVPHTIYKFLRAAPLLYYGPQRLSVQCGVRFRPCIDIHKGKVKQIVGSTLQDSREESSSLVTNFESDKPAADYAKLYKDDGLTGGHVIMLGADPLSKSAAIEALHAYPGGLQVGGGINSSNAFSYLEEGASHVIVTSHVFSNGLMDLDRLKELANAVGKERLVLDLSCRKKEGKYFVVTDRWQKFSDVCFDEKVLDFLAHYADEFLVHGVDVEGKKLGIDNELVALLGKHSPIPVTYAGGVSTMADLETIKSAGMGRVDVTVGSALDIFGGSLPYKDVVAWHVQQDALAV, from the exons ATGATGATTCAGAGCCTTCATGTGAATGCGAGCTCAGCTAATCCTGGGTCACTGTGTAAATGGGGTTTCAGTTCCTCAATATGTGTTCCTCACACGATATACAAATTTCTAAGAGCAGCTCCTTTGCTTTACTACG GACCTCAAAGGCTATCTGTCCAATGCGGAGTTAGGTTTCGCCCTTGCATTGACATACACAAG GGAAAAGTGAAGCAAATTGTAGGATCTACTCTTCAAGATTCTAGGGAAGAAAGTTCAAGTCTCGTAACAAACTTTGAATCTGATAAACCAGCAGCAGATTATGCAAAGCTTTACAAAGATGATGGACTTACGGGAGGTCATGTGATCATGCTTGGCGCAGATCCTTTGAGTAAATCAGCTGCTATTGAAGCATTACATGCCTATCCTG GTGGTTTGCAAGTTGGAGGTGGTATCAATTCCAGCAATGCTTTTAGTTACTTGGAGGAAGGAGCCAGCCATGTCATTGTCACATCT CATGTTTTCAGCAATGGACTAATGGATCTTGACAGGCTTAAAGAGCTTGCTAATGCTGTTGGGAAAGAGAGACTTGTATTGGATCTCAGTTGCCGAAAGAAG GAGGGCAAATATTTTGTTGTCACAGATAGGTGGCAGAAATTTAGTGATGTATGTTTTGATGAGAAAGTGTTGGATTTTCTGGCTCATTATGCTGACGAGTTTCTTGTCCATGGAGTTGATGTTGAGGGAAAAAA GCTTGGAATTGACAACGAGCTTGTGGCATTGCTTGGAAAGCATTCCCCG ATTCCAGTGACTTATGCTGGTGGCGTGAGCACAATGGCTGATTTGGAGACAATTAAAAGTGCAGGAATGGGTCGTGTAGATGTCACCGTAGGCAGCGCCTTGGATATATTTGGCGGAAGCTTGCCATACAAAGATGTTGTGGCTTGGCACGTCCAACAGGATGCCTTAGCGGTTTGA
- the LOC113695114 gene encoding heme-binding-like protein At3g10130, chloroplastic isoform X1, whose product MNLYGSIATTTTVTPTDSRLLRNFGHKPSRPSLIVYKSMATRRSSTTGASPLLRINSNFSALEARVSLVFALATQTFSLSQRLLMELASETAKYVFPSRRFESRTLEEALMSVPDIETLNFKVLSRNDQYEIREVESYFIAETTMPGKSGFDLNGASKSFNVLAEYLFGKNTKEEKMEMTTPVFTSKSQSEGEKMDMTTPVITKKQAAGQDKWKMSFVMPSKYGSNLPLPKDPSVRIKEVPKKIVAVIAFSGFVSDEEVERRESTLRESLKKDTEYRVKNGASAEVAQYNPPFTLPFTRRNEVALEVERIQE is encoded by the exons ATGAATCTCTACGGTTCAATCGCCACGACGACCACCGTCACCCCCACCGATTCCCGACTTCTCAGAAATTTTGGGCATAAACCTTCACGTCCTTCGTTGATAGTTTACAAATCCATGGCCACCCGAAGGAGCTCTACAACCGGCGCCAGTCCGCTGCTTAGAATCAATTCTAATTTTTCGGCACTGGAAGCCAGAGTTTCTCTCGTCTTCGCTCTTGCCACGCAAACCTTCTCTCTCTCCCAGCGAC TTCTGATGGAATTGGCGAGCGAGACTGCCAAGTACGTGTTCCCTTCGAGGAGATTCGAGAGTCGCACTTTAGAGGAGGCTTTGATGTCAG TTCCGGATATTGAAACTCTGAATTTTAAGGTTTTGAGCCGCAATGATCAGTATGAGATAAGGGAAGTTGAG TCGTACTTTATTGCCGAGACGACAATGCCCGGAAAATCTGGATTTGATCTAAATGGCGCTTCAAAATCCTTCAACGTGCTGGCTGAGTACCTCTTTGGTAAG AATACAAAGGAGGAGAAAATGGAGATGACCACTCCTGTTTTTACTAGTAAAAGTCAGTCTGAGGGGGAGAAAATGGACATGACGACTCCCGTGATAACTAAAAAG CAGGCGGCAGGTCAAGATAAGTGGAAGATGTCTTTTGTCATGCCCTCAAAGTATGGTTCAAATTTGCCATTGCCTAAGGATCCTTcagtgagaataaaagaggtgCCAAAGAAAATTGTTGCAGTTATTGCCTTTTCTG GTTTCGTCTCTGATGAAGAAGTTGAGCGTCGTGAATCCACTCTTCGTGAGTCACTGAAGAAAGACACTGAGTATCGTGTAAAGAATGGTGCGTCAGCAGAAGTTGCTCAG TACAACCCCCCGTTCACACTACCATTTACTCGACGCAATGAGGTTGCTCTTGAAGTTGAAAGAATACAAGAATAA
- the LOC113695114 gene encoding heme-binding-like protein At3g10130, chloroplastic isoform X2: protein MNLYGSIATTTTVTPTDSRLLRNFGHKPSRPSLIVYKSMATRRSSTTGASPLLRINSNFSALEARVSLVFALATQTFSLSQRLLMELASETAKYVFPSRRFESRTLEEALMSVPDIETLNFKVLSRNDQYEIREVESYFIAETTMPGKSGFDLNGASKSFNVLAEYLFGKNTKEEKMEMTTPVFTSKSQSEGEKMDMTTPVITKKAAGQDKWKMSFVMPSKYGSNLPLPKDPSVRIKEVPKKIVAVIAFSGFVSDEEVERRESTLRESLKKDTEYRVKNGASAEVAQYNPPFTLPFTRRNEVALEVERIQE, encoded by the exons ATGAATCTCTACGGTTCAATCGCCACGACGACCACCGTCACCCCCACCGATTCCCGACTTCTCAGAAATTTTGGGCATAAACCTTCACGTCCTTCGTTGATAGTTTACAAATCCATGGCCACCCGAAGGAGCTCTACAACCGGCGCCAGTCCGCTGCTTAGAATCAATTCTAATTTTTCGGCACTGGAAGCCAGAGTTTCTCTCGTCTTCGCTCTTGCCACGCAAACCTTCTCTCTCTCCCAGCGAC TTCTGATGGAATTGGCGAGCGAGACTGCCAAGTACGTGTTCCCTTCGAGGAGATTCGAGAGTCGCACTTTAGAGGAGGCTTTGATGTCAG TTCCGGATATTGAAACTCTGAATTTTAAGGTTTTGAGCCGCAATGATCAGTATGAGATAAGGGAAGTTGAG TCGTACTTTATTGCCGAGACGACAATGCCCGGAAAATCTGGATTTGATCTAAATGGCGCTTCAAAATCCTTCAACGTGCTGGCTGAGTACCTCTTTGGTAAG AATACAAAGGAGGAGAAAATGGAGATGACCACTCCTGTTTTTACTAGTAAAAGTCAGTCTGAGGGGGAGAAAATGGACATGACGACTCCCGTGATAACTAAAAAG GCGGCAGGTCAAGATAAGTGGAAGATGTCTTTTGTCATGCCCTCAAAGTATGGTTCAAATTTGCCATTGCCTAAGGATCCTTcagtgagaataaaagaggtgCCAAAGAAAATTGTTGCAGTTATTGCCTTTTCTG GTTTCGTCTCTGATGAAGAAGTTGAGCGTCGTGAATCCACTCTTCGTGAGTCACTGAAGAAAGACACTGAGTATCGTGTAAAGAATGGTGCGTCAGCAGAAGTTGCTCAG TACAACCCCCCGTTCACACTACCATTTACTCGACGCAATGAGGTTGCTCTTGAAGTTGAAAGAATACAAGAATAA
- the LOC113697540 gene encoding uncharacterized protein has translation MGNCIAPRKKAIKVIKSDGRVLEYNPPMKVCHVLSIFGGHALYDSLPVVRHLHPDTDMIGGRVYYLLPLLTVHPQRARKAGDVSGKITATGQEGGVLRIKLVISKEELQAMLRKGGITVDNMVSKLQNNGKTYGTDSFSSDSRRSSPRWMPLLESVPEGN, from the coding sequence ATGGGAAATTGCATAGCTCCGCGGAAGAAGGCCATCAAGGTCATTAAATCTGATGGGCGAGTACTTGAATACAACCCTCCGATGAAAGTCTGCCATGTGCTATCAATATTTGGTGGGCATGCACTCTATGATTCACTGCCTGTCGTCCGTCATCTGCATCCAGACACCGATATGATTGGTGGTCGCGTCTACTATCTTTTACCTCTTTTGACAGTTCATCCGCAAAGGGCAAGGAAGGCGGGCGACGTTTCAGGTAAAATCACTGCTACCGGGCAAGAAGGTGGAGTGTTGAGGATAAAGCTCGTAATCAGCAAGGAAGAATTGCAAGCAATGCTGCGGAAAGGTGGGATTACGGTTGATAATATGGTTTCTAAGCTTCAGAATAACGGGAAAACGTATGGTACTGATAGCTTCAGTAGTGATAGCAGGAGAAGCTCTCCGAGGTGGATGCCTTTGCTGGAAAGCGTACCGGAAGGAAACTGA
- the LOC113694849 gene encoding myb-related protein 2-like isoform X2: MYHHHQQGKNIHSSSRMPIPPERHLFLQGGNGPGDSGLVLSTDAKPRLKWTPDLHERFIEAVNQLGGADKATPKSVLKLMGIQGLTLYHLKSHLQKYRLSKNLHGQANCGTNKAAGDRIPETNAASIINPSIGSQANKNLHIGEAIQMQIEVQRRLHEQLEVQRHLQLRIEAQGKYLQAVLEKAQETLGRQNLGSVGLEAAKVQLSELVSKMSDQCLNSAFSDMKELPGSCPQQTQTPQPTDCSMDSCLTSCEGSLRDQEMHNNQMMLRPLNLRTDMEFNNMNNEASLQHAERRWCDDLMKEKRKLVSTMNEEAEKACAAEKNIGNLSMSIGLQGGRWNSHHSYLEKRGREAESEIKFFDQPHNRYGPIPPETQRPSEEYKLPFFAPKLDLNTDDGADAGSRCKQFDLNGFSWS; encoded by the exons ATGTATCATCACCACCAACAAGGAAAAAACATCCACTCTTCCTCAAGAATGCCTATTCCTCCTGAAAGACATCTGTTCCTGCAAGGTGGGAATGGCCCTGGAGATTCGGGACTTGTTCTTTCAACTGATGCTAAGCCAAGACTAAAGTGGACTCCAGACCTTCATGAGCGATTCATAGAAGCAGTTAATCAACTTGGAGGAGCAGACA aagcaacTCCAAAATCAGTTCTGAAACTAATGGGAATTCAAGGCCTAACCTTGTATCATTTAAAGAGTCATCTACAG AAATATAGACTGAGCAAGAATCTCCATGGGCAAGCTAATTGTGGAACCAATAAAGCCG CAGGAGATAGGATACCTGAGACAAATGCAGCAAGCATAATTAACCCAAGCATTGGATCTCAGGCGAATAA AAACTTACACATAGGCGAAGCAATACAGATGCAAATTGAAGTGCAGAGAAGGCTGCATGAACAACTTGAG GTTCAACGACACTTACAGCTCAGGATAGAGGCTCAAGGAAAATATTTACAGGCGGTGCTGGAGAAAGCACAGGAAACACTTGGCAGACAAAACTTGGGATCCGTGGGTTTAGAGGCTGCCAAGGTTCAATTATCTGAACTCGTCAGTAAAATGTCCGACCAGTGCCTGAATTCAGCATTTTCAGATATGAAAGAACTGCCTGGATCATGCCCCCAGCAAACTCAAACGCCCCAGCCAACAGATTGCTCGATGGACAGCTGCTTGACCTCATGTGAAGGTTCCCTGAGGGATCAAGAGATGCACAACAATCAAATGATGTTAAGACCGTTAAATCTGAGAACAGATATGGAGTTCAATAACATGAACAATGAGGCCAGCCTGCAGCATGCTGAACGTAGATGGTGCGACGACCTGATGAAAGAGAAGAGGAAGCTTGTTTCAACGATGAACGAGGAAGCGGAAAAGGCATGTGCTGCTGAGAAAAACATTGGCAACTTGTCCATGAGCATTGGGCTTCAAGGAGGAAGATGGAACAGCCACCACAGCTACTTAGAGAAAAGAGGCAGAGAGGCAGAAAGCGAAATCAAATTCTTTGATCAACCTCACAATAGATATGGTCCCATTCCACCCGAAACTCAGAGGCCTTCAGAAGAGTATAAACTGCCCTTCTTTGCACCTAAGCTCGATCTAAACACAGATGACGGTGCAGATGCAGGTTCGAGGTGCAAGCAGTTCGACTTAAATGGTTTCAGCTGGAGTTGA
- the LOC113694849 gene encoding myb-related protein 2-like isoform X3 gives MYHHHQQGKNIHSSSRMPIPPERHLFLQGGNGPGDSGLVLSTDAKPRLKWTPDLHERFIEAVNQLGGADKATPKSVLKLMGIQGLTLYHLKSHLQKYRLSKNLHGQANCGTNKAAAGDRIPETNAASIINPSIGSQANKNLHIGEAIQMQIEVQRRLHEQLELRIEAQGKYLQAVLEKAQETLGRQNLGSVGLEAAKVQLSELVSKMSDQCLNSAFSDMKELPGSCPQQTQTPQPTDCSMDSCLTSCEGSLRDQEMHNNQMMLRPLNLRTDMEFNNMNNEASLQHAERRWCDDLMKEKRKLVSTMNEEAEKACAAEKNIGNLSMSIGLQGGRWNSHHSYLEKRGREAESEIKFFDQPHNRYGPIPPETQRPSEEYKLPFFAPKLDLNTDDGADAGSRCKQFDLNGFSWS, from the exons ATGTATCATCACCACCAACAAGGAAAAAACATCCACTCTTCCTCAAGAATGCCTATTCCTCCTGAAAGACATCTGTTCCTGCAAGGTGGGAATGGCCCTGGAGATTCGGGACTTGTTCTTTCAACTGATGCTAAGCCAAGACTAAAGTGGACTCCAGACCTTCATGAGCGATTCATAGAAGCAGTTAATCAACTTGGAGGAGCAGACA aagcaacTCCAAAATCAGTTCTGAAACTAATGGGAATTCAAGGCCTAACCTTGTATCATTTAAAGAGTCATCTACAG AAATATAGACTGAGCAAGAATCTCCATGGGCAAGCTAATTGTGGAACCAATAAAGCCG CAGCAGGAGATAGGATACCTGAGACAAATGCAGCAAGCATAATTAACCCAAGCATTGGATCTCAGGCGAATAA AAACTTACACATAGGCGAAGCAATACAGATGCAAATTGAAGTGCAGAGAAGGCTGCATGAACAACTTGAG CTCAGGATAGAGGCTCAAGGAAAATATTTACAGGCGGTGCTGGAGAAAGCACAGGAAACACTTGGCAGACAAAACTTGGGATCCGTGGGTTTAGAGGCTGCCAAGGTTCAATTATCTGAACTCGTCAGTAAAATGTCCGACCAGTGCCTGAATTCAGCATTTTCAGATATGAAAGAACTGCCTGGATCATGCCCCCAGCAAACTCAAACGCCCCAGCCAACAGATTGCTCGATGGACAGCTGCTTGACCTCATGTGAAGGTTCCCTGAGGGATCAAGAGATGCACAACAATCAAATGATGTTAAGACCGTTAAATCTGAGAACAGATATGGAGTTCAATAACATGAACAATGAGGCCAGCCTGCAGCATGCTGAACGTAGATGGTGCGACGACCTGATGAAAGAGAAGAGGAAGCTTGTTTCAACGATGAACGAGGAAGCGGAAAAGGCATGTGCTGCTGAGAAAAACATTGGCAACTTGTCCATGAGCATTGGGCTTCAAGGAGGAAGATGGAACAGCCACCACAGCTACTTAGAGAAAAGAGGCAGAGAGGCAGAAAGCGAAATCAAATTCTTTGATCAACCTCACAATAGATATGGTCCCATTCCACCCGAAACTCAGAGGCCTTCAGAAGAGTATAAACTGCCCTTCTTTGCACCTAAGCTCGATCTAAACACAGATGACGGTGCAGATGCAGGTTCGAGGTGCAAGCAGTTCGACTTAAATGGTTTCAGCTGGAGTTGA
- the LOC113694849 gene encoding myb-related protein 2-like isoform X1 → MYHHHQQGKNIHSSSRMPIPPERHLFLQGGNGPGDSGLVLSTDAKPRLKWTPDLHERFIEAVNQLGGADKATPKSVLKLMGIQGLTLYHLKSHLQKYRLSKNLHGQANCGTNKAAAGDRIPETNAASIINPSIGSQANKNLHIGEAIQMQIEVQRRLHEQLEVQRHLQLRIEAQGKYLQAVLEKAQETLGRQNLGSVGLEAAKVQLSELVSKMSDQCLNSAFSDMKELPGSCPQQTQTPQPTDCSMDSCLTSCEGSLRDQEMHNNQMMLRPLNLRTDMEFNNMNNEASLQHAERRWCDDLMKEKRKLVSTMNEEAEKACAAEKNIGNLSMSIGLQGGRWNSHHSYLEKRGREAESEIKFFDQPHNRYGPIPPETQRPSEEYKLPFFAPKLDLNTDDGADAGSRCKQFDLNGFSWS, encoded by the exons ATGTATCATCACCACCAACAAGGAAAAAACATCCACTCTTCCTCAAGAATGCCTATTCCTCCTGAAAGACATCTGTTCCTGCAAGGTGGGAATGGCCCTGGAGATTCGGGACTTGTTCTTTCAACTGATGCTAAGCCAAGACTAAAGTGGACTCCAGACCTTCATGAGCGATTCATAGAAGCAGTTAATCAACTTGGAGGAGCAGACA aagcaacTCCAAAATCAGTTCTGAAACTAATGGGAATTCAAGGCCTAACCTTGTATCATTTAAAGAGTCATCTACAG AAATATAGACTGAGCAAGAATCTCCATGGGCAAGCTAATTGTGGAACCAATAAAGCCG CAGCAGGAGATAGGATACCTGAGACAAATGCAGCAAGCATAATTAACCCAAGCATTGGATCTCAGGCGAATAA AAACTTACACATAGGCGAAGCAATACAGATGCAAATTGAAGTGCAGAGAAGGCTGCATGAACAACTTGAG GTTCAACGACACTTACAGCTCAGGATAGAGGCTCAAGGAAAATATTTACAGGCGGTGCTGGAGAAAGCACAGGAAACACTTGGCAGACAAAACTTGGGATCCGTGGGTTTAGAGGCTGCCAAGGTTCAATTATCTGAACTCGTCAGTAAAATGTCCGACCAGTGCCTGAATTCAGCATTTTCAGATATGAAAGAACTGCCTGGATCATGCCCCCAGCAAACTCAAACGCCCCAGCCAACAGATTGCTCGATGGACAGCTGCTTGACCTCATGTGAAGGTTCCCTGAGGGATCAAGAGATGCACAACAATCAAATGATGTTAAGACCGTTAAATCTGAGAACAGATATGGAGTTCAATAACATGAACAATGAGGCCAGCCTGCAGCATGCTGAACGTAGATGGTGCGACGACCTGATGAAAGAGAAGAGGAAGCTTGTTTCAACGATGAACGAGGAAGCGGAAAAGGCATGTGCTGCTGAGAAAAACATTGGCAACTTGTCCATGAGCATTGGGCTTCAAGGAGGAAGATGGAACAGCCACCACAGCTACTTAGAGAAAAGAGGCAGAGAGGCAGAAAGCGAAATCAAATTCTTTGATCAACCTCACAATAGATATGGTCCCATTCCACCCGAAACTCAGAGGCCTTCAGAAGAGTATAAACTGCCCTTCTTTGCACCTAAGCTCGATCTAAACACAGATGACGGTGCAGATGCAGGTTCGAGGTGCAAGCAGTTCGACTTAAATGGTTTCAGCTGGAGTTGA